Below is a window of Streptomyces genisteinicus DNA.
CTGATCGTGCGGGTCTCCACGAGGACGAGGGAGACCCCGAAGACGGCGATGACGACGAGGACCACGGCGAGCGTGGAGTTGATCAGACGGCGGCGCATGAGGTCTGCCTACCAGCTCGGGGACCGGACGTCGTGCCCGGACGGGGCCGGGCGTGCCCGGCCGGCGGGGGCGGGGCGCCGGGCGGCCCGGGCAGGGGCGGGTCGGGGTCGGGGCGGGTCAGGCCGGGGGGTTCAGGCCGGGAGCGGGTCAGGACTTCTCGAAACGGAAGCCCACGCCCCGGACGGTGGCGATGTAGCGGGGGTTGGCCGCGTCGTCGCCGAGCTTCTTGCGCAGCCAGGAGATGTGCATGTCGAGGGTCTTGGTCGACGACCACCAGGTGGTGTCCCAGACCTCGCGCATCAACTGGTCGCGGGTGACGACCCGTCCGGCGTCCCTGACCAGCACGCGCAGCAGGTCGAACTCCTTGGCGGTCAGCTGGAGCTCCTCCTCGCCCATCCACGCCCGGTGCGACTCGACGTCGATCCGCACGCCGTGGGTGGAGGGGGCGGGTACCGGCTCCGCGGCGCCGCGCCTCAGCAGGGCCCGGACCCGGGCGAGCAGCTCGGCCAGCCGGAACGGCTTGGTGACGTAGTCGTCGGCCCCGGCGTCGAGGCCCACCACGGTGTCCACCTCGTCGGCGCGGGCGGTCAGGACCAGGATCGGGATCGTGTGCCCCTCGGCACGGAGCCGCCTGGCCACCTCCAGACCGTCCATCCCGGGCAGTCCCAGGTCCAGGACGACGAGGTCGACACCGCCCGCGAGTCCGGCGTCGAGCGCGGTCGGACCGTCCTCGCGCACCTCCACCTCGTACCCCTCGCGGCGCAGCGCGCGGGCCAGCGGTTCGGAGATGGATGCGTCGTCCTCGGCGAGCAGTACACGCGTCATGAGGTGATGGTAGTCCGCGTGCCTCAGCCGGCGGAGGGTGATCGACAACGGCTTCGACTCAGGGGTGAGATCCTGTTATGGACCTTCGTTTCAGGGCAGACGGTTCCGCAGTGACCTGTGATTGATGTCTCAAGTCCTTCCATATGCCGCACTGTCGTGTCGTATGGTGGCGAGACGCCTGAAGTAGTATCCGGGGGCCTTTGGAGCGCATCCGCACCAAAGGTCTCTCTTTCTGTCCGGAGCCGGCCCCAACCCGGTTCCGCGGCAGCCCAAGTGACTGACCTGTGGGCCGGGCTCCCGTGCGGTGACGCGCGGGGGTGTGGATCCCGGTGAGGCCCGTTCCGTGCCGCTCCGCGAGGAGGGGCACGCCCCCTGGCGTGGGCGGTGGACGGACCGGCCGGTGCCGGCTGCCCCCACCGGGCGTGTTCCCGCTCACGAAGCGGCGCGCGTCCCGACACAACAAGGATCGACCATGGCGTCCAGCCTGACGAAGGCATCGGCCAGTACCCCTGGCAGCGATAAGACCTTCTTCGGCCACCCCCGCGGTATGGCCACGCTGTTCATGACGGAGATGTGGGAGCGCTTCTCCTGGTACGGGATGCGCGCCATCCTCGTGCTCTACCTGGTCGCGGGCGTCCTGGACGGCCCGCTGGAGGGCCGCGAGGCGCTTGCCGCCTCCATCTACGGCGTCTACAACGCCGTCGTCTACATGGCCGCGATGCCCGGCGGCTGGATCGCCGACCGCCTGTGGGGCGCCCGGAAGGCCGTCCTCGTGGGCGGCATCGTCATCGCCCTCGGCCACTTCACGCTGGCGATCCCGTCCGACGCCGCGTTCTTCGCCGGTCTCGCGCTGATCGCCGCCGGTACCGGCCTGCTGAAGCCCAACATCTCCGCGATGGTCGGCGGCCTCTACGAGGGCCAGCCGAGCGCGCGCCGTGACGCGGGCTTCACCCTCTTCTACATGGCGATCAACATCGGCGGCATGGCCGCGCCGCTGATCGTCGGCTACCTCGGTGAGAACGTCAACTGGCACCTCGGCTTCGCCGTCGCCGGTATCGGCATGACGCTCGCCGTCGTGCAGTACGTCCTCGGCGGACGCCACCTCGGCGACGTCGGCAAGGAGCCCGGCACCCCGGCCACGCCGGAGGAGAAGCGCAACGTGCTGCGGAAGGTGCTGCTGTGGGGCGGCATCGCCGTCGCGGCGGTCGCCGTGGACGTCGCACTCGGCACCTACGACATCGAGCACATCGTCAACGCGCTCGCCGTCCTCGGCATCGTCGTGCCGGTCGTCTACTTCGTCGCGATGTACCGGAACCCCGGCCTGACCGCCGAGGACCGTCCCAAGATCCAGGCCTTCGCGTGGTTCTTCGCGACGGCCGTGCTCTTCTGGATGATCTACGACCAGTCCGGATCGCTGCTGACGCTGTTCGCCGACGGCAAGACCGACCGGATGATCGGCGGCTGGGAGTTCCCCGCGTCCTGGTACCAGTCGGTCAACCCGGCCATGGTGATCATCCTGGCTCCGATCTTCGCCGGGCTGTGGGTCGCGCTGGCCAAGCGCAACCGCGAGCCCAGCACCCCGATGAAGTTCGCGCTGGCGATGCTCCTCATCGGCGGCTCCTTCGCCATCATGGGCCTCGCGGGCGCCGCGGCCGCCAACAGCGAGACCGGCAAGGTCACCGTCTTCTGGCTGCTGAGCGTGTACCTCGTCCAGACCATCGGCGAGATGTGCCTGTCCCCGGTCGGTCTCTCGCTCTCCACGAAGCTGGCGCCGAAGCAGTTCGTCGGCCAGATCATGGGTCTGTGGTTCCTCGCCACCGCGACGGGCAACGCCCTCAACGGCTGGACCACCAAGCTCAACGCTCCGCTGGGCGACGCCCTGTACTACTCCCTGTGGGCGGTCATCGCCGTCGCCACGGGCCTGGCGTTCATGACGGCGGGGCGCAAGATCCGCGCCCTGATGGGCAACGTGCGCTGAGGAATCAGCTGCTGACGCAGTGACACGGCGGCGGTCCGCCACCCGGAAGGGTGGCGGACCGCCGCCGTGTCCGGTCTCGGGGTGCGCGGGCCGCCGTATCGGACCTCGGGGTGTGCGCGCCGGCGTGTCGGACCTCGGGGTGTGTACGCGGCCGGCGCGGGGCGCGTCGTGGTCTTCGCGGCCCCGCGGGCCCGGGAAGCCCCTCCGGTGCGTGATGCCCGTGGCCGCCCCGCGTGGGACGCGGGGGCGCGACGACGACCATGGGGCGCGGAGCGCGCGCGTCCGCCGCCCGGGAGCGCCTGAGGGACGCGGAGCGCGGGCGTCCGCCCCGTGCAGGGCACTGGCGAGCGCCCCTCGTGAGATGGGGGCGCGTCCGCCGCGGCGCCGATGGGGCGCGAGGGCCTGAAAGGGACGTGGCGGCGGGCGTCGGGCATCGTCGCGGGCGCGCCCGCGACGGGCATGTGTCAGGCGGGGGCGGCCAGTTCGGCCCACACCGTCTTGCCCGGGGCGCCCGGCGTGCGGGCGACGCCCCAGTCGAGGCAGAGGCGCTGGACGATGAACATCCCGTGGCCGCCGGGGCGGCCCGCGCGGTGCGGGGTCCGGGGTGCGGGCTGGCCCGTGCCGCGGTCGTCGACCTCCAGGCGGAGCACCTTGCCGTCGGAGGCGACGCGCAGTTCCTCGGGGCCGTCCGCGTGCAGACAGGCGTTGGTGACCAGCTCGGAGACGACCAGCAGGACGTCCTCGGCCGCCGCGCTGCGCTCGGCCGTACCGGCGGGCAGCCAGCCCCAGTCGTAGAGGGCCTGCCGGGTGAAGTCGCGGGCGAGCGGGACGATGCCGCTGGCGCTGCCGAGCGCGAGACGGCGCACAGCGCCGCCCGGCGGTGCGGGTACGGCCGGTGCCGCGCCCGCTTCCCCGGGCTCGGGGCCCAATTCGCCCGGCGGCTGCTGCCGGGTGGTGCTCATCAGCGCTTCACCTCACCGATTCACCGATTCACCAGTTCGCCATTGCTTCTCTTCACGGGGCGCCCGTACGCGTCGCCCCGCGGGGGTCTCCTGCCCGGCGGGGACGTGACGACACCCACCGTTCTCCGTGACCCGCGTGACGCTCGGCACGTACGGGTACGGGGAGGAATACGTTCAGTCGTCCGCGAGGGCGTCTTCCAGCGTGCTGTGCACGGTGAAGACG
It encodes the following:
- a CDS encoding peptide MFS transporter, whose protein sequence is MASSLTKASASTPGSDKTFFGHPRGMATLFMTEMWERFSWYGMRAILVLYLVAGVLDGPLEGREALAASIYGVYNAVVYMAAMPGGWIADRLWGARKAVLVGGIVIALGHFTLAIPSDAAFFAGLALIAAGTGLLKPNISAMVGGLYEGQPSARRDAGFTLFYMAINIGGMAAPLIVGYLGENVNWHLGFAVAGIGMTLAVVQYVLGGRHLGDVGKEPGTPATPEEKRNVLRKVLLWGGIAVAAVAVDVALGTYDIEHIVNALAVLGIVVPVVYFVAMYRNPGLTAEDRPKIQAFAWFFATAVLFWMIYDQSGSLLTLFADGKTDRMIGGWEFPASWYQSVNPAMVIILAPIFAGLWVALAKRNREPSTPMKFALAMLLIGGSFAIMGLAGAAAANSETGKVTVFWLLSVYLVQTIGEMCLSPVGLSLSTKLAPKQFVGQIMGLWFLATATGNALNGWTTKLNAPLGDALYYSLWAVIAVATGLAFMTAGRKIRALMGNVR
- a CDS encoding ATP-binding protein, translating into MSTTRQQPPGELGPEPGEAGAAPAVPAPPGGAVRRLALGSASGIVPLARDFTRQALYDWGWLPAGTAERSAAAEDVLLVVSELVTNACLHADGPEELRVASDGKVLRLEVDDRGTGQPAPRTPHRAGRPGGHGMFIVQRLCLDWGVARTPGAPGKTVWAELAAPA
- a CDS encoding response regulator transcription factor, with amino-acid sequence MTRVLLAEDDASISEPLARALRREGYEVEVREDGPTALDAGLAGGVDLVVLDLGLPGMDGLEVARRLRAEGHTIPILVLTARADEVDTVVGLDAGADDYVTKPFRLAELLARVRALLRRGAAEPVPAPSTHGVRIDVESHRAWMGEEELQLTAKEFDLLRVLVRDAGRVVTRDQLMREVWDTTWWSSTKTLDMHISWLRKKLGDDAANPRYIATVRGVGFRFEKS